AAAGTCGGTTGCGTTTTCCGACATCGTCAAGATCGGGAGGACGCATCTGCAGGACGCGACGCCCCTGACATTGGGGCAGGAGATTTCGGGGTGGGTCGCGCAACTCGATCATGCCGACGAGGCGATCACGCGGGGTCTGGCCCCGCTTCACGGACTTGCGGTCGGCGGCACGGCGGTCGGTACCGGCATCAACACCCATCCGAAGTTCGGGCAACGGGTTTCCGAGCTCCTGGCGGAAGAGACCGGATTGCCGTTTCACTGCGCGGCGAATCGCTTCGCCGCGCTGGCGGCGCACGATCCACTGGTCGGTGCGCATGGCGCGCTCAAGACCCTCGCAGTGGCCTTGATGAAGATTGCCAACGATGTGCGTTGGCTCGCTTCCGGTCCGCGCTGCGGTCTGGGCGAAATCCGATTGCCCGAGAATGAGCCGGGGAGTTCGATCATGCCGGGCAAGGTGAACCCGACGCAATCCGAGGCGCTGGCGATGGTCTGCTGTCAGGTGTTCGGCAACGACGTCGCGATGACGATCGCCGGTGCCTCGGGAAATTTCGAACTCAACGTGTACAAGCCGCTGCTGGCCCACGATTTTCTGCAGAGCGTCCGTCTTCTGTCGGACGCCATGGCCAGCTTCAATGCGCACTGCGCGCGCGGCATCGAGCCCGACACGGCGCGCATCGCCGATCTGGTCGGCCGTTCTCTGATGCTCGTGACGGCGCTCAGTCCGCATATCGGATACGACCGTTCCGCCATGGTGGCAAAGCTTGCGCACGCGAGCGGCGTGAGCCTCCGCGAGGCCGCTCTCGCGCTGGGATACGTTACCGCCGAGCAGTTCGACGAATGGGTGCGGCCCGAAGGAATGGTCGGGGACGCAACCGCGCGATCTCCTTGCGCGGTGCGCCGGGCTTGATCGGAAAGCACGATCGGAAACCCGAAGGGGCGGGATCGCGGATTTGTGCTCATCCGCCCCTTCGATGCGGGATGTGCGATTCCGAATCGCAGTCGATCGCCGGTGCAGAGGGCGTCCTTTTCGAGTGAGTCGGTGACGACAGGATTTGTGGATTCTTATTTTGAGTTGGCGTATAAGTGTGAATGTGTTTCCGATGCATTTTGGAAATGCAGGAGGTGTTCAAATGAAGACGATTCGAATCACTACAGCCGTGATCTCGGTCTTCGCGCCGTTTCTCATGGTTGGTTTTCTGCTCTGGAAAATGCCGAACGCGCTGTATCACATCACCGAGGGACTCGACTGGACCTGGCCCGCCATGCTTGGGCTCATGATGGTCTTCCTTTACTATGTGATGGCCGTGTATATGAAGGAAGAAGAGGAAATCAAGGCCGAGTTCGAAAGCCTTGATCGGGACCACGACGGCTATATCAGCCGCGACGATGCGGCCGGTTGGAAACGCCTGGCGCTTGCGTTCGATCGGTTCGATAGCGACCATGACGGAAGGATGTCGAGCGCGGAGTTCGATGAATTCGAACATTCGCTGGCTCGGTCCTAGTGCCCTTAGGCATATCCGCATGCGCCGTTGAGCCGCCGCCGCGTCCTGACCCGGCATGGTTCCCGCGGACGCAGGATCACCGGATGTCTGTGACGCACTTACTTCGGGAGAC
This genomic window from Burkholderiales bacterium GJ-E10 contains:
- a CDS encoding fumarate hydratase class II, which codes for MVIPTLRPRGVSQAVCDMVAEGGHARESDVDPPVLMDGGIRWERDSFGEIEVPADALWGAQTQRSLAHFRISDERMPEALLMALALVKRACARANAALGLLDAAKAEAITRAADEVLSGAHRGMFPLVVWQTGSGTQTNMNMNEVLANRASELLGGGRGMDRRIHPNDEVNLGQSTNDIFPTAMHIAAVVRIREDLMPALRDLRTTLAEKSVAFSDIVKIGRTHLQDATPLTLGQEISGWVAQLDHADEAITRGLAPLHGLAVGGTAVGTGINTHPKFGQRVSELLAEETGLPFHCAANRFAALAAHDPLVGAHGALKTLAVALMKIANDVRWLASGPRCGLGEIRLPENEPGSSIMPGKVNPTQSEALAMVCCQVFGNDVAMTIAGASGNFELNVYKPLLAHDFLQSVRLLSDAMASFNAHCARGIEPDTARIADLVGRSLMLVTALSPHIGYDRSAMVAKLAHASGVSLREAALALGYVTAEQFDEWVRPEGMVGDATARSPCAVRRA
- a CDS encoding putative signal transduction protein with EFhand domain (Precursor); the protein is MKTIRITTAVISVFAPFLMVGFLLWKMPNALYHITEGLDWTWPAMLGLMMVFLYYVMAVYMKEEEEIKAEFESLDRDHDGYISRDDAAGWKRLALAFDRFDSDHDGRMSSAEFDEFEHSLARS